CGCTCCAAGTACCAAGCCCTACCTAATTCGTGCACTGCATCAGTGGTGTACGGATTTTGGTTTTACCCCGTTCTTAGCAGTATTTGTGGACGAGCGGGTTGAGGTTCCCATGGAGTTTGTGAAAAATAATGAGATCGTGCTCAACATCTCGGCAGATGCCTGCCATCAACTGCATATTGAGAACGATTGGATCAGTTTTCAGGCTCGATTTGGGGGTATACCCAAGAAAGTATTGGTTCCAGTCACCCATGTCTTGGCAATCTATTCTAGAGAAAATGGTCAGGGAATGTCCTTCCCATTTGATCCCGAAACAAAGGGGCCAGTGGATAATGGGCTTGGAAATAAAGACGCTACGAAGGCAAAGAGTGAGCGTCCCGCTTTAAAGATTGTGAAGTAAGTTAAAATTAAATTTCTTAGATGCCCCATTAGCTCATCTGGTAGAGCAACTGATTTGTAATCAGTAGGTGGTCTGTTCGAGTCGGACATGGGGCACCAAAATTCCCCCGTCTTTATTATTCTATTTAGTCAGATCAATTTTCTTAGTTTCTGGCAAGAAGAAGATCGCCAGCCCAGCTGCGATAGCTAAAAAGATGGTTGGGTACCATAAACCAGCGAGCGGACTGGAAAACTCTTTATTAAGCCAAGTGACGATAAGAGGTAGCATCCCTCCGATCCAGCCTGCTGCAAGATTATGTGGCAGGGTTGCAGCACTATTGCGCGTTCGCGCGGGAAATAGTTCCGCCAATAGGGCAGTTTGTGGCCCAACCACTAGAGCCAATGGCAACGTGATTGCTATGAGTACGACG
This genomic interval from Polynucleobacter sp. UK-FUSCHL-C3 contains the following:
- a CDS encoding ClpXP protease specificity-enhancing factor, with product MMATDAPSTKPYLIRALHQWCTDFGFTPFLAVFVDERVEVPMEFVKNNEIVLNISADACHQLHIENDWISFQARFGGIPKKVLVPVTHVLAIYSRENGQGMSFPFDPETKGPVDNGLGNKDATKAKSERPALKIVK